A segment of the Bordetella flabilis genome:
CTTGGAGGGATAAGGCATCTTGCCCGTTTCGCCGTCGCGCACGCTGATGATGGCATCGGCCGGCTTGCAGAAGAAGAACGGATCTTCGCGCCCGGTGAAACCCATTTCCTTCGCGTGTTCGGCGTAGTTGCGCCCAACGCAATAGACGCGGCGAACGGGAAATAACGCGGCACTACCTGCTACCGGGACCGCAACGGCCGCCGGGGGGGGCAAAACATAGTCCATGCTGTTGACCTCGTTGGATACGCGACCGGTCCACCGGCGCTGAAATAATCAAGCGCGAGTGTAATCTTTTCGGTCCGCTTGGGCATCACCGGCGTTTCCCGGTGCCGTTCAGCGAACCGACAGCCGGGAAGGCGCGCAAGCAAACGGGCCGGCAAGCCGGCCCGTTCCGCGTTGGCGCCCAAGCCTCTTATTTCTGGTCCTGGACGTAGCGCTCCACGCTGCGGGTGATTTCCTCGCGCGCGGCATCGACACCCTTCCAGCCCTTTACCTTGACCCACTTGCCCTTTTCCAGGTCCTTGTAGTGCTCGAAGAAATGCTGGATGCGGGCGATGTCCTCGCCTGGGAAATCCTCATACGACTTGATGTTGCGGTACGGCGGATAAAGCTTGTCCACCGGCACGGCCAGCAGCTTGGCGTCGCCGCCCGATTCATCGTCCATTTCCAGCACGCCGAGCGCCCGGCAGCGGATCACCGCGCCGACCTGAATGGGAAACGGCGTGATCACCAGCACATCGGCGGGGTCGCCGTCTTCGGACAAGGTCTGCGGGATGTAGCCGTAGTTGCAGGGGTAGTGCATCGCCGTGAGCATGAAGCGATCGACGAAGACGGCGCCGCTGTCCTTGTCGACCTCGTACTTCACCGGATCGGCGTTCATGGGGATTTCGATGATGACATTGAATTCGTCCGGCAGCTTGGCGCCGGGAGCAACGCGATCGAGACTCATGGTAGGGACCTTCGTGTCAAGGGAGAATCAGGATTTGCCGCGGCGCGGCTCGTCGGATCCGGGACGTGTCGCCGGATCGGCGGTGCCCTGCTTTGCCGGCGTGGTGCTGGTTCCGGATGCGGGCACCGCATCGTCCGCGTCCATGCCGGCAATGGGAATCGGCGCGCTGTCGAAGTAGTCCTCGATATCGACCGGCGCCTCCGCGGGCCGGATCGCTGGCGTGGCGAGGTCGGCCCCCGGCGTTTCGGTTTGCAGTCGCGCATCCGGGTCGAGCACATAATCGGCCGCCGGCGCGTCCAGCGGTATCGGGTCGTGCGGGTGGACATTGACCGGTCCCGGCGCCTCGGCGGCATCCGACAAAAAGCCGCTTTCCGGATCGACGCGCGACGGGTCCGCGTGCGTGTCGGCGGCGGGCAAGGCGCCATCCGTGGCCAGTACGGGCAAGGCCATGCTGGCCGCCGTGGCCAGGCGCCAGTGGCGGACGGCATCGCCCTGCCGGTCCAGGCGGTCATACAGGCTGCCGAGCAGGGCATGCGTGCGCGCATCGGGACGCCGCTCGACACTGCGCAGGAGGTAGCGTTCGGCCTGGCCCCACAACTGGCCTGTCAGGCACAACATGCCCAAGGCGGATAGCACTTCAGGGTCCGTGGGACGCTGATGCAGCCACTTCTCCGCGCGCTCCAGGCGCCGGGGCACCTGGGCCGCCTCGCCGCGCGAATAGGCCGCCACCAGCCGGTGATCGAAACGATGGGCGATCGCCGCTTCGAGTGTCCGTGCGGCTTCGTCGGCCTCGCCGGCCGATTCGAAAGCGGCCGCGCCGGCGAGCGCGATTTCCGGCAGCAGGCGTTCCTCGGCCTTGAGGTCCTTCCAGACCACGCGCCAGCCTTCGCCCTCGATACCGGCACGCAGCCGCGCGGCACCGGCCACGTCGATGATGCGCAAGGCTTCGTCGCGATCCAGTGCGCCGCGGCGGAGCAGTCCGCGCGCCAGGGGGAAGACGCGTTCATGGTTCCCGAGGGCGCGCTCGGCGCGCAGTTGCAGGCGCAGCGTATGCAGATGCCGCGCACCACCGTCCTGCAAGGGGGCCAGCACTTCCAGCGCGCGCTCCGGATGCCCCTGTTCCAGCAGCAGGTCCGCCGTCACGGTGGCCACGGCTTCGCTCAGGCCCGCATCGGTGCCCGCATACTCGCGGGCGCGGTCCAGCATGATGTCGCGGCGGACGAATTCGCCCAGTCCCTGCGCGGCCCGCGCGGCCGACAGCGCAGCCAGCACCCGGCGGTTGCGCGCCTTGGTCTGTTCCAGGAGCTTGGTCAGATCCTTTTCGGCGTGGGCATAGCGGCCTTCCAGCAAACCGATCCAGCCGCGCTCCAGCAGTTCGTGGTCGCGCGCCTGCGCGCGCCGGCCGCGCCAGGCCCGCATGCGCTCCGGAATGGACACCAGCCATGCCAGTACGCGCAAGCCCACATAGATGGCGACGAACAGCCCGATCAGCAGCAACACCGCCAGGGTAAGGGAAACCTCGATGCGATATGGCGACACCAGCAGCAAGACATTGCCGGGATGCGCCCGCAACACCACGGCCACGGCCACGGCCACGGCGGCGAGCAATAACGTCCAGAACCAGGCGCGCATGGTTCAGTCCCGCCCTTGCGACGAACCGGACCCCGCCGCCCGCAGCGCCGCGACGGCGTTCAGGCTGTCCGCAACGTCGGGGACCGCGACCTTGATCTCGGTCTGGGCCAATTCGCGCGCCATGCCGACGGCGGCAAGCGTGTCGGCGGAGCGACGGTCGAAGTACGTGTCCAGGGTGCGCACGACGGTGTCGAGTTCGCTTTTCCAGATATCGGGCTGGCGCATCAGCAGCGCCAACTGTACCGTCAACAGGCGCTGGCGCAGGGTACCGCGCAGTTGGTCGGCCTGCTCCGGGGAAAGCAACAGGGCACTCGGCTCGTCGACACGCTGCACGCGCACGAGGTCTCCGAGTTCACGAACCAGGGCTGCACCGGCACGCTCGGGCCAGGACGCGATCTCGGCGCGCCAGCGCTGCCACCACGCCGCGTCCGCCGGCGGGACTGGCTGCGCCACCGCGGGTGGCGGGGGCACGGGCGCGCCGGCGGCGGCTGGCGTCGCGCCCGAGGGTGCCACTGCGTCGGGCACGAGCAAAGGCGCCTTGCCGACCAGCATTACCAGCCGATCGATGCGTGCGGCTTGCGCGGCGACGTCGATGGTCTTTACGGCGCGCAGGCGATCGAGGTCGCCATTGATGGTCTGCTGCAGGCTGGCGTAACGCGGACGTCCCGCGCGCGCCAAGCGGGACTGCGCTGTTTCCAGGGCGACGATGGCGTTGCTGACGCTGCCGCCCAAACGCAGTTGCTGGTCGGCAATGGTGAGCAGGCGCTCGACATCATTGACCAGCACATCGTCGCTGACATTGTCATTGAAATCCTGCCACGCTTGTTGCAGCGCGGAGTACTGGCTCTGGGCTTCCCGCAGGCTGTTCTCGAGCGCGGCGACGCGCTCGCTTTGCGCCTGGGCCAGCGCAAGTGCCTGGCGTGTATCGGCACGCGTCTGGGCCAGGGCGCTGCTCACGCTGTCCAGCCGGCTGGCGATCTCGCGGCCTGCCGCCAGGAACTGCTGACGCTGCATCCACAAGGCGGCAACGAGAACCAGGGCCAGCAGAACCACGACGACCAGGGTCGCCACCATGGGCGAAGCGCCTCCCGTGCGGCGTGGTCGACTCGATGTGGCGCCTTGCGACGAACCGGCGCCCTTGGCTGGGGATGACTTGGCTCCGGCGGACGCCGGGGTACTGGGATCGGCTGGCTCGACAGCCGGGGCGGTGGCAGGAGTCTTGTCTGTCATGGGGCGATTGTATTCGGTAGCGATGCTTAACGTGGACTCAACCGGAAACAAAAGCGCTAAAGATGGCGTCGTCGGCTGGGGCGCATATCTGGACGTCGTGCGCCGCCTCGGGCGCGGGCAAGCCCAGCCTGGGCACCAGCCTCGCATGGGTGACGACGAAGGAGCATGCCTCCCACCAGGGCAAGGAGGCGGCCCGCGCCACATTGGCGCGCACGGCGTCGATACTTTCCCCGCTGGTGAGCAGCCATGCGGGATGGTGTCCCGCCTTGTGCCAGTCGGCCAGTTGCGCCAGCACCGCGGCGTCCCAGGGCGCAGCGGTACGCCGGTATACCGGGTGCACGGTAACCTGCGCGCCATGCTCGCGCAGGCGCTCGCCCAGCCAGTCCCGACCCTCCGCGCCACGCACCAGCAGGACACGCCGGGGAAGCGGCCCCCGGGCGACCAGGCAGTCCCATAAGGCTTCGGAATCATGGCGAGGCGCCTCCACCGCCGGGTGGACGACCGCGCAGCCGGTGCTCATCCATCCCGATTCCCGGAGCCGCCCTGCCGTGGCCGGACCGACCGCCGCCGCGACACAGGACACAGGCCACGTCCGCTGGCCCCGGCCCTGCAGTTGACGCAGATAGAGGGACGCCGCATTTCCGCTGACGAATATGGCCAGATCGAAATCGCGCGGAAGCGGCACCGCATCCGCGACCGCGGGTATCGGTTCGATGTGCAGGGCCGGCCATTCGTGGACCTGCCACCCCGCCTCACGCAAGCGGACCGCCAGGTCTTCATTGCGACCGGCGGGACGCGTCAGAACGGCGGTAGGCGGCACGATGCGGTTCACCCCTGCTTCAGCCGGGGACTCAATTGGACGCGGCCAATTCAGCCAGGATGCTGTCCGCGCCCTTATCCAGCAATTCACGGGCGACGGCGGCGCCGACATCAGCCGCATCCTCTTCAGGCCCCTGCCCTTCGGCGCGCACGACGCGACGGCCGTCGATAGACGCGACCAGCGCGTGCAGATGCAGGACGCCCCCGGCGGTGGTGGCATGCGCGGCCAGGGGAACCTGGCAGGAGCCGCCCAGCACCAGCGAAACAGCCCGTTCCGCCGTGACGCATGCTGTCGTGCGTGCGCAGGCCAGGGGCGCGATCCAGGCACGCATGTCGTCCCTGTCGCCGCGGATCTCGATGCCGAGCGCACCCTGGCCCGCCGCAGGAAGGCTTTCGTCGATATCGAGCGGCGCACGGATGCGATGCGCCAGCCCGAGGCGCTCCAGGCCCACCACTGCAAGCACAATCGCGTCGTAGTCGCCATTGTCCAGCTTGCTCAGGCGCGTATCCAGGTTGCCCCGCAAGGGACGCACGACCAGTTCCGGATAGCGCATGCGCAGTTGCGACTCGCGCCGCAGGCTGGACGTGCCAACAACGGCGCCAGCCGGCAATTCGGCCAGCGACCCGTAGCGGTTGGAGATGAAGGCATCACGCGGATCCGCGCGTTCGAGCATGGCACATAGCTCGAAAGGCGGCTGCAGGTCGATGGGCACGTCCTTGAGGGAGTGCACCGCCAGATCGGCCCGGCCGTCGAGCAAGGCCGATTCGAGTTCCTTGACGAACAAGCCTTTGCCACCCACCTTGGATAGCGTGCGATCGAGGATCTGGTCGCCACGCGTGGTCAACGACAGCAGTTCGATCGCACAACCGGGATACAGCGCCCGCAGGCGCCCGCGCACATGTTCGGCTTGCCACAGCGCCAGACGGCTGGCGCGGGTGGCGATGATCAATCGTTTGGGATCCGACACAGCGACAGGCGTCAGGCGAAATGGGCGGCCACGACGGTGACAATGACACCCAGCACAGCAAGCACGAACAGGCCCTGGAGCAGGCTAAGGCCGGATTCGGCTTGCTGGGGTTTGCCGGTTTTACGCAGACTCATTCAAAGATTCCTTGGAGACAACTTTGCGGCTTGCCAGCCACCGTCCCAAGAGAACGACGATCAGCGCGCCGATGATTTCAGCGCCTAATTTAACCATAGCCGGCTGGACACCGAAGCGCTGCTCGATGACGACGTCGGTAACCACCATGCCGCCTGCGATCCAACCCAGCAGCGCCGCGCCCAGCGTGACCACCAACGGATAGCGGTCAATGAGCTTGAGCACCAGGGTCGAACCCCAGATGATGATGGGTACGCTGACCAGGAGGCCGAAGATCACGAGGCCGATCTGGTGGTTGGGGTCGGCGTTCTGGGCGGCGCCCGCGATGGCGATGACATTGTCCAGGCTCATCACGAAATCAGCCACGATGATGGTCTTGATCGCAGACGCGATGGTCGTGCTGCCTTCAATCTTTTCATGCCCTTCGTGCTCGGGAATCAGGAGCTTGACGCCGATCCACAGGAGGAGCAAACCGCCCACTACCTTGAGGAACGGAATGCTGAGCAAGGTGAGCGCGAAGGCAATCAGGATGACGCGCAAAAAGATGGCGCCCGCGGTGCCCCACAGGATGCCCTGCAT
Coding sequences within it:
- a CDS encoding uroporphyrinogen-III synthase, whose amino-acid sequence is MNRIVPPTAVLTRPAGRNEDLAVRLREAGWQVHEWPALHIEPIPAVADAVPLPRDFDLAIFVSGNAASLYLRQLQGRGQRTWPVSCVAAAVGPATAGRLRESGWMSTGCAVVHPAVEAPRHDSEALWDCLVARGPLPRRVLLVRGAEGRDWLGERLREHGAQVTVHPVYRRTAAPWDAAVLAQLADWHKAGHHPAWLLTSGESIDAVRANVARAASLPWWEACSFVVTHARLVPRLGLPAPEAAHDVQICAPADDAIFSAFVSG
- the ppa gene encoding inorganic diphosphatase — protein: MSLDRVAPGAKLPDEFNVIIEIPMNADPVKYEVDKDSGAVFVDRFMLTAMHYPCNYGYIPQTLSEDGDPADVLVITPFPIQVGAVIRCRALGVLEMDDESGGDAKLLAVPVDKLYPPYRNIKSYEDFPGEDIARIQHFFEHYKDLEKGKWVKVKGWKGVDAAREEITRSVERYVQDQK
- a CDS encoding heme biosynthesis HemY N-terminal domain-containing protein; protein product: MRAWFWTLLLAAVAVAVAVVLRAHPGNVLLLVSPYRIEVSLTLAVLLLIGLFVAIYVGLRVLAWLVSIPERMRAWRGRRAQARDHELLERGWIGLLEGRYAHAEKDLTKLLEQTKARNRRVLAALSAARAAQGLGEFVRRDIMLDRAREYAGTDAGLSEAVATVTADLLLEQGHPERALEVLAPLQDGGARHLHTLRLQLRAERALGNHERVFPLARGLLRRGALDRDEALRIIDVAGAARLRAGIEGEGWRVVWKDLKAEERLLPEIALAGAAAFESAGEADEAARTLEAAIAHRFDHRLVAAYSRGEAAQVPRRLERAEKWLHQRPTDPEVLSALGMLCLTGQLWGQAERYLLRSVERRPDARTHALLGSLYDRLDRQGDAVRHWRLATAASMALPVLATDGALPAADTHADPSRVDPESGFLSDAAEAPGPVNVHPHDPIPLDAPAADYVLDPDARLQTETPGADLATPAIRPAEAPVDIEDYFDSAPIPIAGMDADDAVPASGTSTTPAKQGTADPATRPGSDEPRRGKS
- the hemC gene encoding hydroxymethylbilane synthase; amino-acid sequence: MSDPKRLIIATRASRLALWQAEHVRGRLRALYPGCAIELLSLTTRGDQILDRTLSKVGGKGLFVKELESALLDGRADLAVHSLKDVPIDLQPPFELCAMLERADPRDAFISNRYGSLAELPAGAVVGTSSLRRESQLRMRYPELVVRPLRGNLDTRLSKLDNGDYDAIVLAVVGLERLGLAHRIRAPLDIDESLPAAGQGALGIEIRGDRDDMRAWIAPLACARTTACVTAERAVSLVLGGSCQVPLAAHATTAGGVLHLHALVASIDGRRVVRAEGQGPEEDAADVGAAVARELLDKGADSILAELAASN
- a CDS encoding TerC family protein, with amino-acid sequence MLEFFQTLSWAAVFQIIMIDILLGGDNAVVIALACRNLDAKRRMQGILWGTAGAIFLRVILIAFALTLLSIPFLKVVGGLLLLWIGVKLLIPEHEGHEKIEGSTTIASAIKTIIVADFVMSLDNVIAIAGAAQNADPNHQIGLVIFGLLVSVPIIIWGSTLVLKLIDRYPLVVTLGAALLGWIAGGMVVTDVVIEQRFGVQPAMVKLGAEIIGALIVVLLGRWLASRKVVSKESLNESA
- a CDS encoding uroporphyrinogen-III C-methyltransferase is translated as MTDKTPATAPAVEPADPSTPASAGAKSSPAKGAGSSQGATSSRPRRTGGASPMVATLVVVVLLALVLVAALWMQRQQFLAAGREIASRLDSVSSALAQTRADTRQALALAQAQSERVAALENSLREAQSQYSALQQAWQDFNDNVSDDVLVNDVERLLTIADQQLRLGGSVSNAIVALETAQSRLARAGRPRYASLQQTINGDLDRLRAVKTIDVAAQAARIDRLVMLVGKAPLLVPDAVAPSGATPAAAGAPVPPPPAVAQPVPPADAAWWQRWRAEIASWPERAGAALVRELGDLVRVQRVDEPSALLLSPEQADQLRGTLRQRLLTVQLALLMRQPDIWKSELDTVVRTLDTYFDRRSADTLAAVGMARELAQTEIKVAVPDVADSLNAVAALRAAGSGSSQGRD